The sequence below is a genomic window from Tachyglossus aculeatus isolate mTacAcu1 chromosome X1, mTacAcu1.pri, whole genome shotgun sequence.
taaactgtgagtcctgtgtgggacagggactgctggaTCTAATCTAATGCTTAGCccatggcacttaataaattgtgAAATGCCCAGAATTCCCCTCTGTTCACTGGGACAACGGGCCCAGATTGCTCCATGCTGGAACTAAGTCAAACTTGGCTGAGGCTTTCAGGCTGTGTGGCTCTCCCATTCTGGCCCTGGCCTAAGGCTCCTGTCTCCTTCTTCCTTTGCTCtaactctctctagtgcttagcctCCCTCCTAGCAGAGCAGAGGCGATCCTGTGTTCAGACCTACAGCTCCATTTGGAAGTAATCGGCACCCGTTCTTAGAAAAGGCGATGACTGTTCTAGAGATCACCAAAGGATAGAGCAGGGAGAGGGTAGAGAAGTGACCTGGCCTTATCCCATGATGGCAGTTATCCCATCCTAGTGACCAAGAGGTTCACACAGCTGAAGGTTTTAACATCTAGGAGAACTTCAACAAAACTGACTGAAGGCTTAAGGTATCCTTTATTAGATTTTGAATGTGTGATAGCCAAGGGAGCTGCCCCCtctttcacccccccccccacaaaaaagcagcatgatataataataataataataacacaagcACTtaggtgctaaacactgggggggatgcaaggtgatcaggttgtcccacgtggggctcagtcttaatccccattttacagatgaggtaactgaggcaccgagaagtgaagtgacttgcccaaggtcacacagcagacaagtggcagagccgggatgagaacccatgacctctgactcccaagcccgggctcttcccattgagccacttacaggcctgggagtcaaaagctcatgggttctaatcccaactctgccactcgtctgttgtgtgaccttgggcaagtcacttcacttccctaggcctcagttgccacatctgtaaaagggggtttgagactgtgagccccacatgggacaacccgatttgcttgtacccaccctggcgcttagcagcagcatcatcatcatcatcaatcatatttatagagcgcttactatgtgcagagcactgtactaagcacttgggaagtacaaattggcaacatatagagacagtccctacccaacattgggctcacagtctaaaagggacagtgcctggtacatagtaagcacttaaacactgtcattattagtagtggtagtttAAAACAAAAAACTGTGGATCTTGGTGCTACACAAGGTCATGTCAGTTTATGGTAATAAGGTGAAAATTTCCCACAGGGATTGCAGAGTGAGGTTGTGGGGGACCTGATTTGGATTGAGAGCTGAAGAAGGGGAAGTTCCTAAAAACctgtagagcacaagcctgggggttcgaaggactttggttctaatcctgcttgctgtgggttttgtggggtttttttcttttgttttttttctggtggGGGGGCAAAcgtgcctccaattcctcaactgtaaaatgggaatgcctgTTCCtgtgtagaccgtgagccccatgtgggacagggactttgtctgacttaattggacctaccccagtgcttagaacagggtttgacacatagtaagcggctaACAAATAACATAAGTGTTTTCCTGTCAGGGGTTATCTGAACTCTGGCAGCTCAAGTGAGGGTATGCTGGGCACTTGCAGAGGCACTGCCCAAACCAGAATTTGGATATCCAGAAAGGTCAGGCAGGGCTGACTGGGTGACCAGGTTTAGAATCCTAGGAAAGACTCCATATAGCTTGATGTTGATCTCTGGGAAATGGGAATAAAAGGAACCAGGGCTTTGGGGGCATCctcttagtggtatttattgggcacttgctgtgtgcagagccctgtactaagtgtttggagaaagtacagtataatagagtgggtggacatgatccctgcccacaaggaacttacaggctgCAGGGAGgtggacatttaaaataaattacaagtaagggaaacagcagagtataaggatatggacataagtgctgtggggatggggtgaatatcaaagtgcttaaagggtacattgGCGATGTAGATGGGAGGGCAAATCAAGGGAGACCTCTTAAAGAGGCGACCTTtactaaggttttgaaggtgaggagtgtggtggtctttcagatgtaaagtgggagggaattccaggctagaggcaggaggtgggcaaggggttggcagtggaaTAGatgaagctgaggtacagagagtaggctggtTTTAGGGTAGTGaggtgtgcaggttgggctgcaATAGCTCAGTGAggcaagctattcattcattctgtcatattgagcacttaactgtgtgcagagcactactaaagtGCTTGAGTccattacaacaataaatagcaggcacattccctgtccacaatgagcttatagtctagaaggagagagatgattgccttaaagccgatggcaaggagcTTCCGCTTGACGTGGCGgtgaatgagcaaccattggaggtattCTTGGAGTGGGGAGATTGTGGACTGGTTTATCAAAAAAATCTAGACAGCAAAGTATagacgggagagacagaaggcagggaggtcagcgagaaagcCGCTGCAGGAAATAAATgcctggatcagtgtggtagcagtttggatggagaggaaagggcggtaaCTGACTCTAAAGTTAGCTAGGCAGATCTTTCCTGTAGGATTATTCCTAtcttgtttctctttctctctccccccgcaccccccagCTATATGTTGTAGCAGAAATACCccactataagagaagcagcaattTTTTGATTCTATTTTTACCACCTTTTTGCTGGGCTCCTAGAGAAGGTAGCTCCAGGGAACCCATCAAAAAAGGAGTATGAGTTAAAATTGCTACCCCTGACACCACAACAATCACAACCAGAATTCTCTTCCCAGGACAAGCAAGGCAGAGTGCCTGCACTCTGCACCCTGAGGCAAACCAGAAAGACTGAGCCTAGTAGAACATTTATTTAGAGAGATTCTATCTAGAGATAGAGGTTTCCTGCCTCTAGGCAGCCAACTGGAGGCTGGTTTCTACTTAGAGCAGAACAAAGGGCTCTGGGAGAGGGGCCAAAGTTGTTAACCTTCCCTTCCCAGGCGTTTGTCAAtcctatttgagtgtttactgtgtgctgagcattgtactaagcgcttgggagagtacagtgtaacaggcatgttccctgcccacatgagcttacagtctagaggacgtttGTTAATTGTCAGATGTCGCAAACCCCTGATGTTACTAGTCTTATCACTTTGGGTTAGTGATACTAAAACCAGGATGTTCTAATAtgaatttaaggcactcaatcacctatcCTCGCtcctctacaatccagcctgcccaCTGCATTCCTCTATTGGTAACCTATTTGCTATGCCTCACTCATCTCTCAAgctcttgctcactccctccttcaCACCCAACGAACTACTACTatgctcatcttcaaagcccttttgaaatctcatctctgggaggccttccctgatttttcaTCTTTTTGCCCAGCCCCAATTCATTTATACGCAGCTTTTTTGTTTTCCCTCTGCTGAATCTGTGTCTTCACTCCCCAGACTATAAGAGCCTTAGCAGTTGTGTATgaaatattgtgctctcccaagcacttagtagtgctctgctcaaatactcttgattgatttgtAGGTATAAAGCCACATTTACCATTATTCCTGGGTATGACACAACTCTAAACACAAGGTTAAGAACCATCTTGTAAATGGCTTATTAGTTAAAAACTTCCTCTTCAATTGTGGGCTTTTCTAGTAAGCATTCTCAggatctctttccttcccccaccttcTGCTGGCTCTCTGACCAAGTGGTAAGCTCATTCTGTGGGTCCTCTTCATATGTTGAATATGAGGTTGATGGTTGAACAACTCTCTCTGTGTTCTAGTTTGAAAGATGACCTCCAGGAAGAAAGTTTTGCTGAAAGTTATCATCCTGGGAGATTCTGGGTAAGTGATGGATGATCTCAGGTAGATCTGGTGAACTGTAACAGCCAGCTTTCTTGGGCAAAGTTCTCTTCCAGCCAGCTAGTTAAACTCAGGGGGGTAATGGGACAGATATTGGGTTAGCTTTGCTTCTTCTCTGGGGTTTTTTATGCTCTGCCTTGAGGGATCATGTGGTCTACACTGCAAGTAGGTGGCCCCCTAATTTTCCTGCACAACATAAGGGAGGCACAGCTGCTCCTAAGGCGTCTGGAAGGTCCCTAGCCTTGATGTTCCTCCTAGTTGGATTAAAGCACTGTCAAGGGACATAAAGTGGCTCGAGGCCAGGCCTGGCCATCAGGATGCCAGGCCTATAAAGTGTTATCTCTTTAGAACTTGCAGGGGTTGAAGAGGCAGTTGTAGACCTGTTGGAAACGGTCATTTTGAGTATCTTTTCCATAGAGCATCAGGCCCCATGAACAAATGTACACGTCGTCTCCATCCTTGACAGACTTGTAAACTACTCAGTGTCCTTAGCGTCTCCCCACCTTTTGGTCACTTGACTCATTAGCCCCTCCACTGGGCAGAGTAAACAGGGAGAGAACTCAAATCTGCCCGTCTTAGAGCTCTGCTATAAAAGGTTTGAAGGGAAAAAGACAAGCTACTGACTGAAACGAAGTGCTTGGGGTTCTCCATACACTTCATTTAGTAGTGAGCCTTCTCAAGCTGTAGAAATAAACCATGATCAGTCAGGAAGGGGTGCATCTCTGGGGCTGGCTGGTAGCCCACTCTGTGCTGTAGGTGCCGCCTGGATTCTTTGTAGGGTTATATTGATTAAGTTTAAAAGGTTATCTGTGATGGCCGAAATGATCGCTATTGTAGTGTTGCCTCACTAAAtagagggaagtgagggcttaatctgTTAAAAATTATATCGAGTAGATGCCAACAACAGTCCTTCTGGTTCCAAGACTGGCTCAACCCCTAGAAAAAGTACTCTTTGTATGCTTAGAAAGTACGCATTTCTTTGCCTAGTGAATTGACCGGTTCAAGGAAGGAACGGTTCCATCAAATGGCAACAAGGATCCCCTTGGACCTGGTTATTAGATTACCACCTGGCTTGGGTGGTAAGTAGGGACCAGAGCTGTCTTGAAGGGACTGGCTAGTGAGGTGAGATGCTCACCCAGGTGAGCAACTGCCTGAGTCTCCTGTCAGAACTTGACAAGGAAACGGCACATCCCAGCTCTgggttaaaatcaatcaatcaatcgtatttattgagcgcttactgtgtgcagagcactgtactaagctcttgggaagtacaagttggcaacacatagagacggtccttacccaacagtgggctcacagtctagaagggggagaagtgatcaGTCCTGGAAAACCAGTAGCTTCTTGCATGCAACGGTTTAATTTCTTGGCTCCTCACTTACCGTTTTTCCTCCACCAAACAGGGTGGGGAAGACATCACTCATGAACCAGTACGTGAACAAGAAATTCAGTAACCAGTACAAGGCCACAATAGGAGCAGACTTCCTGACGAAGGAGGTGATGGTGGATGACAGACTAGTTACAATGCAGGTAAGGAGGCTTCATGCCCTGCTAATTATGCAGTTCTGAAATGCACTTGTACCAACTCCTGAGTGGGGAAGTCAGAATCCTCTCTGGGGGGAATGGGGCCAATGGGTGTCTCTCTTGGGGggttgggagttgggggagaaatAGTGGAAGGAGTTAGGTAggcctctcttcctgccccaggTTGGGCTAGCCTAGGGTCTTGACATacttggcaataataatattgcTGCACTTACCATGGgtgaagtactggagtagatctaAGGCTAAAATATTGGACACATTTCTCGCCCCAATGGGCTCCCAGTGTAGcatctccccattttgcatattgggggggtggggggggaggcctgaagaagttaattgacatgtccaaggtcacccggtagGCCAAGGGTGGAGTTGGAACTAGATCCTGTATCTCCTGCTTTCAAGCTCCACCACCTCTCCTGATATATCTTTGGGCAGTCCTAGGGGTTTGAATCAAGCCTGGGCCATCCCCAGGGAACCTCTATTCCTGGCCCAGagaaaggtgggggaggagggagagtggagcaGCTGGCCCTTGATGGCAAGAATTCTCTGCAGCCAACTGGCAGCAGGTCTTGCCAAGCTCTGGTAAAGCTAAACTTGCTTGCTGTTTGGTCTTCTGAAGAACTCTTGGTGTATTCCAGACCTCCATATTAGCCATGTAGCACAATCCCGTGCTTATTAGGTCAGAAGCATAATCTTAATACCCCACTTCCCCCTAATAGCCAAGCCAATTATCTGTCAACTGCTAAAGCCACCACCTGAAACAGAtgctttccccctcttttttcgGTGGGGGCAGGGCGTTGCAGTTAATCTTGCTCTTGAGTTGGGCTGCCACTCTGTAAAAATAGGTCTTGCGGCGTGAAAAGCAGCTTGCCGAGAACTGAACAAATGGGGCGGGGCCGGACTGGCAGAAGGAGCAGGCCCagcagctggggggggggggaaatcctGCAGGGGGCTGGTAGGATGAATGGGCCACAGGAGGATAGAGCAAAGAGGAGCTGCTTGCTGTAGTCCAAAACAGGCAGGCAGCATTTTAGATGGTGGGAGTGGCATTCCTCCCTACCACCTGATCATTTTACGCACCAGGCCTGCCCCTGGGGCAGAAGAGAGCAGGCAGTGCTTAGGCAAGCCTCGCTCCTGGCAATGGAGGAGCGTCACTGTGTATATCCATCTCCTTCTAAAATGCCAGGCTTAGACCCTGTGTGGTGAGTAACCTAAAAGATAGTGTGTGCCAAACTGTTCCATTGCACAACCTGCTTGATGATTAGGCTAGGGACTTGGATGGTGAGGGGTGTTTGGGAGAGGGTATAtgtgggggggtgtggggggcaggggctaGGTCTATTTCCCAAGTTTGTTTCACCAAGTGCTTCCCCTGGCCAGTTACAGCAATCCCTTCTGCTCATCTGAGGCTACTTGTGAATTCAGCGAAAAGGTCATTCTCATCAATAAAACAATGATTGTAAACGGCGTAACTGCTCCTTCCCTACCCAGCTGTGCACGGTGGCTTCAAATAAAACTTACCTACCCCTTGCTGACTGCTGCTCCATCCCTTCCTACTACTagccctgtctctcccattctgaACTACTTAAAGGCTCTGAACTAATGTTCTCTCTGCGCCCTCgcgcctctctcctttctctcgaTCAGTTTTTAGCAGGAGCGGTTCAAAATTAGCCCATCGGTTTCTTGGTCCTGAAGGCCTGACTCCCAGGAGTCACACCAACTTCTTGCCTGGTCAAGAACTGAAGCTGGAAGCAGGACACCGGTACTCCCTCTAGACCTCTTGCATGATGCCACTAATCTTTTTCCCACAGATCTGGGACACAGCAGGGCAAGAACGGTTTCAGTCCCTCGGTGTGGCCTTCTACAGAGGAGCAGATTGCTGCGTTCTGGTCTTTGATGTGACTGCCCCCAACACATTCAAAACCCTGGACAGCTGGAGGGATGAATTTCTCATTCAAGCCAGTCCCAGGGATCCTGAAAACTTTCCCTTCGTCGTGCTGGGAAACAAGATTGACCTAGAAAACAGACAAGTAAGTTTTCTGCCAGGGGCAGCCCCTCCACTGAAACCTGGTAAAATCCCAGATCTTTCCAATCTTCCAGAACCCTCTGTACGCCAACCAGAGTTTGTTGCTTGCCATCAGGGCGGAGCTCTCTGAAGGTTTTAAGTCTGGTTTAAGCAGGGCATCAGCAGCTGAATAACTGCAGCTGCTTTAGCTTAGACTTGGCAAAAGTCACCTTGTCTGGACAAGGACCTCTAAGGGTATAAATACTAGGTTTTGCAGCATTTTTAGGTGACCTGGTCTCAAGGAAATGTAGGGGGGATGGGTGGGTACAGTGCTTTTGTCCTTTGGATTATATAGTGGAGTCTattcttacccaacagcagggcttTTAGCATGGGCCTCCAGGGAAGAATGTGCCTTTGTTTTAACCTGAGGATGAAaggctttttttcttcctctttaccACCAGGCAAGTTGGTCTCTCTAGATTTACATAAGTAAAGTTTTGTAAAGTGTCAACTCCTCATGCAAAACAGCTTGGCTAAAACTAGACCTTGTCATGTcctttctccttctgcagcctaCCTTTGGGGTTAGACTTAAGGTGATAAATACAATTTAGTGGTAGGCTCCAAACTTTCCCTGGCTTTACTTGATCACTGTGACTTGAGTGTACTCTTTCCTGTCTCTCCTAACTTAGCAGAGACGAATGTTGTCCGGACTCCTTGCTGAGGTACCATGACctcagaagaaagagagaaaaagagagatgtcCAGAGGTTTCCCTTTCCTACTGGAGGGTGGGGCTGAAATTAGGCAGATTGGGCTGTTGGTTCTGCAGAGTGACTGCTTTTAACCTGGGAAT
It includes:
- the RAB7A gene encoding ras-related protein Rab-7a, coding for MTSRKKVLLKVIILGDSGVGKTSLMNQYVNKKFSNQYKATIGADFLTKEVMVDDRLVTMQIWDTAGQERFQSLGVAFYRGADCCVLVFDVTAPNTFKTLDSWRDEFLIQASPRDPENFPFVVLGNKIDLENRQVATKRAQAWCYSKNNIPYFETSAKEAINVEQAFQTIARNALKQETEVELYNEFPEPIKLDKNDRAKASAESCSC